One window from the genome of Yarrowia lipolytica chromosome 1B, complete sequence encodes:
- a CDS encoding uncharacterized protein (Compare to YALI0B04642g, similar to uniprot|Q06593 Saccharomyces cerevisiae YPR194c OPT2), with the protein MTILSATVEKAKKAKEIWLQDDPRDQDDDDSQVQAEVVEVDDSLIEWIAMKLGIPPSDFDGSYPREVHFMAEKLAEMTLEKALNIVKVNFEYHDHDNNFRHEYRVEINGLKEAFGSGEDPEKEDPENILLVRYWATIFHWWSPYPEVRSVTDPYDETETTVETWRVWVLGTIWVAIAAFVNQFFSVRLPAISLGSGVCQLLLYPCGRFLQYTLPDWGFTFRGKRYTLNPGVWSQKEQLLATIMIGCAAGTPYVTSNIITQALPSFYNQDWARGFGYQFVLTLVTQMMGFGLAGLLKRVAVYPVKAMWPSLLPTLAVNKALLAPNRKESINGWKISRYTFFMIIFAFSFLYFWVPNYLMNFLQTFNWMTWIAPGNKDLAVVTGSVAGLGFNPIPTFDWNQAVAGIAPITLPLYTSVTGFVGTFFGGLVILAVYYTNNSWTAHIPINSNRLFDNKGKSFNVTRILTDYKFDKEKFLNYSTPYYSAGNLVLYSAFFSIYTFSFVYTILMDWRAMRDAIVETAKALRYIHRSNYHGRVDPFSRYMRRHKEVPDWWFYLTLLIMFVLAIVLVEVWPVDTPVWSIVFVMGLVAVFIIPFTVFVSYTATSLSLNVLSELIIGYALPGRFMALNLIKALSVQIAEQAENYTSDQKLTHYAHLPPRSIFWLQIWATLVNIFVCLGVIQFQLGLDKICDADNRLKFTCPSETTFFTASIAWGVIGPKKMFDKYPVMKWMFLFGACAGLFFWFVQVMVPYYMAKKWPKYSEKIHYYRRKCLYFNPLIFVVGMLAWAPQNLTYKVGGLYLAILFNGYIKSRYLSWWRKYAYVLEAAMDTGIALSGIIIFFSVQYHPKDLEWWGNDVIYDGMDGGGIPLPPHVPIPEDPGYFGPPPSQW; encoded by the coding sequence ATGACAATCCTTTCTGCCACGGTCGAAAAGGCCAaaaaggccaaggagatctGGCTTCAGGACGATCCCCGCGACCAAGACGATGATGACTCGCAAGTTCAGGCCGAGGTGGTTGAGGTCGACGACTCGCTAATTGAGTGGATTGCCATGAAACTCGGCATTCCCCCTTCTGATTTCGATGGGAGTTATCCTCGAGAAGTCCATTTCATggccgagaagctggcGGAGAtgactctggagaaggcgTTGAACATCGTCAAGGTCAACTTTGAGTACCATGACCACGATAACAACTTTCGGCACGAGTACCGGGTGGAAATCAATGGTCTGAAAGAAGCGTTTGGGTCTGGCGAGGATCCAGAGAAGGAAGATCCCGAAAACATCTTGCTGGTACGTTATTGGGCTACCATCTTTCATTGGTGGAGCCCCTACCCCGAGGTTCGATCGGTGACAGACCCCTATGACGAGACCGAAACCACCGTGGAGACTTGGAGAGTGTGGGTTTTGGGAACAATTTGGGTAGCCATTGCTGCTTTTGTTAACCAGTTCTTCTCTGTTCGTCTTCCTGCCATTTCGCTGGGCTCGGGGGTATGTCAACTCTTGTTGTACCCTTGCGGACGCttcctacagtacactcTTCCTGACTGGGGGTTCACCTTCAGAGGAAAACGGTACACACTGAACCCCGGAGTTTGGAGTCAGAAAGAACAGCTTCTGGCCACCATCATGATCGGATGTGCAGCGGGAACCCCCTACGTCACCTCAAACATTATCACCCAGGCCCTTCCCTCCTTCTACAACCAGGACTGGGCCAGAGGCTTCGGCTACCAGTTTGTGTTGACTCTGGTGACCCAGATGATGGGATTCGGACTTGCTGGACTACTCAAGAGAGTCGCTGTCTACCCGGTCAAGGCCATGTGGCCCTCGCTTCTGCCCACTCTTGCTGTCAACAAGGCTCTTCTGGCCCCCAACAGAAAAGAAAGTATCAATGGATGGAAGATCTCACGATACACCTTCTTCATGATTATTTTCGCCTTCTCGTTTCTGTACTTCTGGGTGCCCAACTACCTCATGAACTTCCTGCAGACATTCAACTGGATGACGTGGATCGCGCCAGGCAACAAAGATCTCGCCGTTGTCACTGGATCGGTTGCGGGGCTCGGTTTCAATCCCATTCCCACCTTCGATTGGAATCAGGCCGTCGCTGGAATCGCGCCTATCACCCTTCCTCTGTACACTTCTGTCACTGGCTTTGTGGGCACCTTCTTTGGAGGTTTGGTTATCCTGGCTGTCtactacaccaacaactCGTGGACCGCCCACATCCCCATCAACTCCAATCGTCTGTTTGACAACAAGGGCAAGTCTTTCAATGTGACCAGAATTCTCACCGACTACAAATTCGACAAAGAAAAGTTTCTCAACTACTCCACCCCCTACTACTCGGCCGGAAACCTCGTTCTTTACTCGGCCTTTTTCTCCATCTACACGTTCTCGTTTGTGTACACCATTCTCATGGACTGGAGAGCAATGCGAGATGCCATCGTGGAGACTGCCAAGGCCCTCAGATACATTCACCGGTCCAATTACCATGGAAGAGTCGACCCTTTCTCTCGATATATGCGACGACATAAAGAGGTCCCCGACTGGTGGTTCTATCTCACTCTGCTCATCATGTTTGTCCTGGCGATTGTTCTAGTGGAAGTGTGGCCAGTAGATACTCCTGTGTGGAGTATTGTCTTTGTGATGGGCTTGGTGGCTGTTTTCATCATTCCCTTTACAGTTTTTGTCTCCTACACCGCCACCTCTCTGTCACTCAATGTGCTTTCAGAGCTCATTATTGGATATGCCCTCCCTGGACGGTTCATGGCGCTTAACCTCATCAAGGCTCTGTCAGTACAGATTGCTGAGCAGGCCGAGAACTACACGTCCGACCAGAAACTGACCCACTACGCCCACCTTCCCCCCCGATCCATCTTCTGGCTCCAGATCTGGGCTACTCTTGTCAACATTTTTGTTTGTCTGGGAGTGATCCAGTTTCAGCTGGGTTTGGACAAGATTTGTGACGCCGACAACCGACTCAAGTTCACCTGTCCGTCGGAAACCACCTTCTTCACGGCCTCCATCGCCTGGGGAGTCATTGGCCCCAAAAAGATGTTCGACAAGTATCCTGTCATGAAGTGGATGTTCCTTTTTGGAGCCTGCGCTGGCCTCTTTTTCTGGTTTGTTCAGGTCATGGTGCCTTACTATATGGCCAAGAAATGGCCCAAATACTCGGAAAAAATCCACTACTACCGACGAAAGTGTCTCTACTTCAACCCGCTCATTTTCGTCGTGGGTATGCTAGCCTGGGCGCCTCAGAACCTCACTTATAAGGTGGGCGGGCTCTACCTGGCCATTCTGTTCAATGGCTACATCAAGTCACGATACCTGTCCTGGTGGAGAAAGTACGCCTACGTTTTGGAGGCGGCTATGGACACGGGAATCGCTCTGTCGGGaatcatcatcttcttctcggtcCAGTATCATCCAAAAGATTTGGAATGGTGGGGAAATGACGTGATTTACGACGGAAtggatggaggaggaattCCCTTGCCTCCACATGTGCCAATTCCCGAAGACCCGGGGTATTTTGGACCGCCTCCGTCTCAGTGGTAA
- a CDS encoding uncharacterized protein (Compare to YALI0B04708g, similar to Candida albicans |CA0182|CaIFI1 unknown function), with amino-acid sequence MALGNDSAIAQNEGLGDETPAQETASQTATPNAEATQVLLDVDNDEDDDDESGSDDSDDAEEPTNTPYVYVPQNCNFGERYPMLSGDDKSPFPHPYTTDAWGDVYTTPVCLEEQGVNGASEAIRQKPEWWRKIDDETIVAKWKTEMVEQGVREPWADYVIKELKEVYRPISAKFEHKAGPILTREIMQGDGLVSEDTKTKLKTVVKELLEDEGEPDWHPGSNEQVLDLVHPSLFPIVYEKTRVLQSDQPDLKFELGTTEGLFPSLDKCIKAPVYDCKTDANKNDIADYAISKKYQWIPTPFKIDENGKVSVQSYINNLHPIWHKDLYPLIGQIFEDCVPALEHTLGAFLSGQLRRINPMSHSNGYYSDEEPNFEDENGEWDDTLWEEWNENRVPAINNPPEEVVQMTKEFEAKGKTLNVITKLANIHLTPENPSYPGGTWHVEGTINENIVATVLYYYDVENISESRLAFRTAISDPEYEQSDERGVRMVFGIEDEQKMVMELGNVEAKEDRVVVFPNIYQHQVQPFELADKTKPGHRKIVCFFICDPHDKKVHTTARVPPQNSAWWGEKVRSIGLLDKLPDELFNKVLDAHDDYPWSLQAAKEVRLDLMEERGKVVEDQNEEEFDGPLFGRQFSLCEH; translated from the coding sequence ATGGCTCTGGGAAACGACAGCGCAATTGCTCAGAACGAGGGTCTGGGAGACGAAACCCCCGCCCAGGAGACGGCGTCACAGACCGCCACCCCCAATGCGGAGGCGACCCAAGTTCTGCTTGATGTCGATAATGAcgaagatgacgacgacgagtcaGGAAGTGATGACTCCGACGATGCTGAGGAGCCAACCAACACTCCCTACGTCTATGTACCCCAAAACTGCAACTTTGGAGAGCGATATCCCATGCTGTCGGGAGACGACAAGTCACCCTTTCCCCACCCCTACACCACCGACGCTTGGGGCGACGTGTACACCACCCCTGTgtgtctggaggagcagggcGTGAATGGAGCATCGGAGGCCATCAGACAGAAGCCAGAGTGGTGGCGAAAGATCGACGACGAGACTATTGTGGCCAAATGGAAGacggagatggtggagcAAGGGGTGCGAGAACCGTGGGCCGATTAcgtcatcaaggagctcaaggaggtcTACAGACCCATCTCAGCAAAGTTCGAGCACAAGGCTGGCCCCATTCTCACCCGTGAGATCATGCAGGGTGACGGGCTTGTTTCCGAGGACACAAagaccaagctcaagaCTGTAGTCAAGGAGTTGCTTGAGGACGAGGGAGAGCCCGATTGGCATCCTGGTTCCAACGAGCAGGTTCTGGATCTAGTCCATCCTTCTCTATTCCCAATTGTCTACGAAAAGACTCGAGTTCTCCAGTCCGACCAGCCTGATCTCAAGTTTGAGCTGGGAACCACTGAGGGTTTGTTCCCCTCGCTCGACAAGTGCATCAAGGCTCCTGTTTATGACTGCAAGACAGACGCAAACAAGAATGACATAGCTGATTATGCCATTTCCAAGAAGTACCAATGGATCCCCACCCCCTTcaagattgacgagaacgGAAAGGTGTCTGTGCAGTCCTacatcaacaacctgcACCCCATTTGGCACAAGGATCTGTACCCTTTGATTGGTCAGATCTTCGAGGACTGTGTTCCTGCTCTTGAACACACCCTTGGTGCTTTCCTCTCCGGCCAGCTGCGACGAATCAATCCCATGTCTCACTCCAACGGCTACTATTCCGACGAAGAGCCCAATTTCGAGGACGAAAACGGCGAGTGGGACGATACTCTGTGGGAAGAGTGGAATGAGAACCGCGTGCCTGCCATTAACAATCCCCCGGAGGAGGTTGTCCAGATGACCAAGGAATTTGAGGCCAAGGGCAAGACTCTGAATGTCATCACAAAGCTGGCAAACATCCATCTGACTCCCGAGAACCCCTCCTATCCCGGGGGTACCTGGCACGTCGAGGGTACCATCAACGAGAACATTGTTGCCACCGTTTTGTACTACTACGACGTTGAGAACATATCCGAGTCGCGTCTGGCGTTCCGAACCGCCATTTCCGACCCTGAGTACGAGCAGAGTGACGAGCGAGGCGTTCGAATGGTGTTTGGTATCGAGGACGAGCAGAAAATGGTGATGGAGCTCGGCAATGTGGaagccaaggaggaccgtgtggttgtgtttcCTAACATTTACCAACACCAGGTCCAGCCCTTTGAGCTGGCCGATAAGACCAAGCCTGGCCACCGGAAAATTGTGTGTTTCTTCATTTGTGATCCCCACGATAAGAAGGTGCACACTACTGCTCGGGTGCCTCCTCAAAACTCTGCTTGGTGGGGTGAGAAGGTGCGATCTATTGGTTTGCTTGACAAGCTGCCTGATGAGCTGTTCAACAAAGTGCTGGATGCCCATGATGACTACCCCTGGAGTCTGCAGGCTGCTAAGGAGGTGCGACTGGATCTCATGGAAGAGAGAGGCAAGGTTGTGGAGGATCagaacgaggaggagtttgacgGACCCCTGTTTGGACGACAGTTTTCTTTGTGCGAGCATTAG
- a CDS encoding uncharacterized protein (Compare to YALI0B04752g, similar to uniprot|Q9UU90 Schizosaccharomyces pombe Putative pre-tRNA/pre-rRNA processing protein, similar to Saccharomyces cerevisiae POP5 (YAL033W); ancestral locus Anc_7.59), with protein sequence MVRLKSRYLLFQIVYPTDTLSTSEDAKTRFLKIHRTSDASVVNARNLTQIFKDEMEELHGDLGAGSIMTTLNVKYFSPVTSTGIVRVGRQFLREFWAALTNITDIDNTPVVINVVHVSATIKKCEIAAIERNQQIVRYLQRGGLAVKEEKVDMSDEE encoded by the coding sequence ATGGTACGACTCAAGTCGCGATATCTGCTTTTCCAAATAGTCTACCCCACAGACACTCTGTCGACGTCGGAGGATGCCAAAACGCGGTTCCTCAAGATCCACAGAACGTCCGACGCCTCTGTGGTCAACGCCCGCAACCTGACGCAGATATTCAAGGACGAAATGGAGGAGTTGCACGGCGATTTGGGCGCGGGCTCGATCATGACAACGCTCAATGTCAAGTACTTTTCACCGGTAACGTCGACGGGCATAGTGCGGGTTGGGCGGCAGTTCTTGCGTGAGTTCTGGGCTGCGctcaccaacatcaccgACATTGATAACACGCCCGTGGTGATCAACGTGGTGCACGTGAGTGCCACCATCAAAAAGTGCGAGATAGCGGCGATTGAACGCAATCAACAGATTGTGCGGTATCTGCAAAGGGGTGGCCTGGCCgtgaaggaggagaaagtGGACATGTCGGATGAGGAGTAA
- a CDS encoding uncharacterized protein (Compare to YALI0B04774g, weakly similar to uniprot|Q8R0W9 Mus musculus Hypothetical 38.2 kDa protein Fragment, similar to Saccharomyces cerevisiae TGS1 (YPL157W); ancestral locus Anc_8.680) — MAKKKRTVGISGVAAFLNSARTEEVKVESHRFKRQKIEFAPTAGADKTESSDSDGPEEDSMHAPPRGGVEVGGSSGGSDSGAGADSGCEAHSDSGSGADSGSEADSSSSSSSSSDSSSDSESKTEAATETEDSTIYHTTLPPALPEEIESGSGSGSEAAEPEYIKEHPRSATAGYTRHTPYWPDYSTLPKSLSNYYNQRHFLFSKFDEGVLLNNAQWFSTTPELVAEQVAQHLWSRFPDPNLVVVDAFGGAGGNAIQLAHYYDHVICIDIEPESITCAKQNAWVYGVSEKIQFVVGDCLEVLARPEFQSITDIIFGSPPWGGPSYKSHGGKFDLFVMEPLELRTIHDAFFKVTDNVCYFLPKNSDLEQLQHVCGAITALVDVNTGKNPFASLWPVQQQWAKTVCREKLGLEVALKQTRAGDDVKEEDLGKSNEGVTLTYNYINGRLKGCMVYLGGLA; from the exons ATGgcgaaaaagaagagaacTGTTGGCATCTCCGGCGTGGCGGCATTTCTAAACAGCGCCAGAACAGAGGAGGTGAAGGTGGAGTCTCATCGATTCAAACGACAGAAGATTG AATTTGCTCCAACCGCAGGCGCCGACAAGACTGAGTCTTCAGACTCAGATGGCCCTGAGGAGGACTCCATGCATGCTCCTCCGCGGGGTGGTGTTGAGGTGGGGGGTAGTAGTGGAGGTAGTGACTCGGGCGCTGGAGCTGATTCTGGCTGTGAAGCTCACTCTGATTCTGGCTCCGGAGctgactctggctctgAAGCtgactcttcctcttcctcttcctcttcatctgATTCATCTTCTGACAGCGAGTCTAAGACTGAAGCtgcaacagaaacagaagatTCCACCATCTATCATACGACTCTTCCCCCAGCTCTTCCTGAAGAGATTGaatctggttctggttctggttctgaAGCTGCCGAACCTGAGTACATCAAAGAGCATCCCCGTTCTGCAACTGCCGGTTACACCCGTCATACACCCTACTGGCCCGACTACTCTACGCTTCCCAAGTCACTATCCAACTACTACAACCAGCGACATTTTTTGTTCTCCAAGTTCGACGAAGGAGTGCTCCTCAACAACGCCCAATGGTTCAGTACGACCCCCGAACTGGTGGCCGAGCAGGTAGCCCAGCATTTGTGGAGCCGGTTTCCTGATCCCAATCtcgtggtggtggatgcATTTGGAGGCGCTGGCGGAAACGCCATTCAGCTGGCCCATTACTATGACCACGTTATTTGCATCGACATTGAGCCCGAAAGTATCACGTGTGCAAAACAGAACGCTTGGGTCTATGGTGTTTCGGAGAAGATTCAGTTTGTGGTAGGAGACTGCCTGGAGGTTCTGGCTCGTCCCGAGTTCCAGTCCATCACGGATATCATTTTTGGAAGCCCGCCTTGGGGAGGGCCTAGCTACAAATCACATGGAGGGAAATTTGATCTGTTCGTCATGGAGCCTCTGGAGTTGCGAACAATCCATGACGCGTTCTTCAAGGTCACAGACAATGTGTGTTACTTCCTGCCAAAGAACAGTGACTTGgaacaactccaacacgTCTGTGGAGCCATTACCGCGCTGGTGGATGTCAATACCGGCAAGAACCCCTTTGCTTCACTCTGGCCTGTGCAACAACAATGGGCCAAAACGGTATGTCGAGAAAAGCTGGGGCTGGAGGTAGCCCTGAAGCAGACTCGAGCGGGGGATgatgtcaaggaggaggatctggGAAAGAGTAACGAGGGAGTCACATTGACTTACAACTACATCAACGGGAGGTTGAAGGGATGCATGGTTTACTTGGGGGGACTTGCATAG